A stretch of the Streptomyces sp. NBC_00078 genome encodes the following:
- a CDS encoding uridine kinase, whose protein sequence is MSIHIPSPARVVLLCGPSGSGKSLVAARSGLPVLRLDDFYKEAGDPTLPLVAGSSDIDWDHPDSWDTDTAVTAIARLCRTGRTNIPVYDISLSARTGEESVDIGRTPLFIAEGIFAAEIVERCRELGLLADALCLNRGPVRTFRRRFLRDLREGRKSVPFLLRRGWRLMRQERSIIARQSALGAYPCDRDEALGRLAAAAVGRRPAATPAG, encoded by the coding sequence GTGAGCATCCATATCCCCTCCCCCGCCCGCGTCGTGCTGCTCTGCGGCCCCTCGGGCTCTGGCAAGTCCCTGGTCGCCGCCCGCTCCGGCCTCCCCGTGCTGCGCCTCGACGACTTCTACAAGGAGGCCGGGGACCCGACGCTGCCGCTGGTGGCGGGAAGCTCCGACATCGACTGGGACCACCCGGACTCCTGGGACACCGACACGGCCGTCACCGCGATCGCCCGGCTGTGCCGCACGGGCCGTACGAACATCCCCGTGTACGACATCTCGCTCAGCGCCCGCACCGGCGAGGAGAGCGTCGACATCGGGCGCACCCCGCTGTTCATCGCGGAGGGCATCTTCGCGGCCGAGATAGTCGAGCGCTGCCGGGAGTTGGGGCTGCTGGCCGACGCCCTGTGCCTGAACCGCGGCCCGGTCCGCACCTTCCGCCGCCGCTTCCTGCGCGACCTCAGGGAGGGCCGCAAGTCGGTCCCGTTCCTGCTCCGCCGCGGCTGGCGCCTGATGCGTCAGGAACGTTCGATCATCGCCCGCCAGTCCGCCCTCGGCGCGTACCCCTGCGACCGTGACGAGGCGCTGGGCCGGCTGGCCGCGGCCGCGGTGGGCCGGCGTCCGGCGGCGACGCCGGCCGGCTGA
- the afsQ1 gene encoding two-component system response regulator AfsQ1 codes for MPSLLLIEDDDAIRTALELSLTRQGHRVATAATGEDGLKLLREQRPDLIVLDVMLPGIDGFEVCRRIRRTDQLPIILLTARSDDIDIVVGLESGADDYVVKPIQGRVLDARIRAVLRRGERESTDAASFGSLVIDRAAMTVTKNGEDLQLTPTELRLLLELSRRPGQALSRQQLLRLVWEHDYLGDSRLVDACVQRLRAKVEDVPSSPTLIRTVRGVGYRLDTPQ; via the coding sequence GTGCCTTCCCTGTTGCTGATCGAAGACGACGACGCCATCCGTACGGCCCTGGAGCTGTCTCTTACGCGCCAGGGACACCGGGTTGCCACCGCTGCCACCGGAGAGGACGGTCTGAAGCTCCTGCGCGAGCAGCGGCCGGACCTGATCGTGCTGGACGTGATGCTGCCCGGCATCGACGGGTTCGAGGTGTGCCGGCGCATCCGGCGCACGGACCAGCTGCCGATCATCCTGCTGACCGCGCGCAGCGACGACATCGACATCGTCGTCGGGCTGGAGTCCGGCGCGGACGACTATGTGGTCAAACCGATCCAGGGACGGGTGCTGGACGCCCGGATCCGGGCCGTGCTGCGGCGCGGCGAGCGGGAGTCGACCGACGCGGCGAGCTTCGGCAGCCTGGTCATCGACCGCGCGGCGATGACCGTGACGAAGAACGGCGAGGACCTGCAGCTCACGCCGACCGAGCTGAGGCTGCTGCTGGAGCTGAGCAGGCGGCCGGGGCAGGCGCTGTCCCGGCAGCAGCTGCTGCGCCTGGTGTGGGAGCACGACTACCTCGGTGACTCCCGGCTGGTGGACGCGTGTGTCCAGCGGCTGCGCGCCAAGGTCGAGGACGTTCCGTCGTCCCCGACGCTGATCCGTACCGTGCGGGGCGTGGGCTACCGGCTGGACACGCCTCAGTGA
- a CDS encoding SigE family RNA polymerase sigma factor, with protein MSTLHSISTSAVITRLHDVNGGRGSEKSGAVSGRGCARGTGRQHTAYMSVVDTTGEHGGSAYREDKGERRSLPETVDAEAAFTAYVQERRASLYATAYHLTGDRFEAEDLLQSALFSTYKAWDRISDKAAVGGYLRRTMTNLHISAWRRRKLNEYPTEELPETPGDTDAMRGTELRAVLWQALARLPELQRTMLVLRYYEGRTDPEIADILDISVGTVKSSIWRSLRRLREDEVLSFGRDEEDAFGELVA; from the coding sequence ATGAGCACGCTGCACAGCATCAGCACCAGCGCAGTGATCACGCGTCTTCACGACGTGAACGGGGGTCGGGGTTCCGAGAAGTCCGGTGCAGTGAGCGGGCGGGGGTGCGCTCGCGGCACCGGGCGTCAGCACACGGCGTACATGTCGGTTGTTGACACCACGGGGGAACACGGGGGAAGCGCGTACAGGGAGGACAAGGGGGAGCGTCGTTCGCTGCCGGAGACCGTAGATGCCGAAGCGGCGTTTACCGCCTACGTCCAGGAGCGCCGCGCCTCCCTGTACGCAACCGCCTACCACCTGACCGGTGACCGCTTCGAGGCCGAGGACCTGCTGCAGAGCGCGCTGTTCTCGACGTACAAGGCGTGGGACCGGATCAGCGACAAGGCGGCGGTCGGCGGATATCTCCGCCGGACCATGACCAATCTGCACATCAGCGCGTGGCGCCGCCGCAAGCTGAACGAATACCCGACCGAGGAACTGCCGGAGACGCCCGGCGACACGGACGCGATGCGCGGCACCGAACTGCGCGCCGTCCTGTGGCAGGCGCTCGCCCGGCTGCCCGAACTCCAGCGCACGATGCTGGTCCTGCGCTACTACGAGGGCCGCACCGACCCGGAGATCGCGGACATCCTCGACATCAGTGTCGGCACGGTGAAGTCCAGCATCTGGCGGTCGCTCCGCCGGCTGCGTGAGGACGAGGTCCTCAGCTTCGGCCGTGACGAGGAGGACGCCTTCGGGGAGCTCGTCGCCTGA